CGAGCCCCGGGAGCCGGCCCGGAGCCCGCCCGGAGCCGCTGCGGACAGCGCCAGAGCCCGCCCGGGCccggggggacagcggggtgGGACCGGGGGGGAGCGGGGGGCGACTTCGGGGGGCATGGGGGCGAGTCCCGGGGGGATGGGGGCGAGTTCAGTGGGGATGGGGCGAGTCCCGGGGGGATGGGGGCGAGTCCCGGGGGGATGGGGGCGAGTTCAGGGGGTCGGGAGCGAGTTCAGTGGGGATGGGGGCGAGTTCAGTGGGGATGGGGGCGAGTCCCGGGGGGATGGGGGCGAGTCCCGGGGGGATGGGGGCGAGTTCAGGGGGTCGGGAGCGAGTTCAGTGGGGATGGGGGCGAGTTCAGTGGGGATGGGGGCGAGTCCCGGGGGGATGGGGGCGAGTTCAGGGGGTCGGGAGCGAGTTCAGTGGGGATGGGGGCGAGTCCCGGGGGGATGGGGGCGAGTTCAGGGGGTCGGGGTCCGGTTcggatcccaaatcccctggACTGGGTCAGGACGGGTTCGGGGTCGGGTTcggatcccaaatcccctggACTGGCTCAGGACGGGTTCGGGGTCGGGTTcggatcccaaatcccctggACTGGCTCAGGACGGGTTCGGGGTCCCTTCtcccccccagatccccccgGAGCAGCTCAGGCCGCGCCCGCCCAGTCCGGACCCCCTTAGGGCTGAGCTCAGCCCGGGCTCTGCTCAATCCCGGCCCGGCTCGGGGGGGTCCCGGCCCCTTGCCCACCCCCTCCCCGGCCCGGGGGCGCCTTTTCCCGGCGGGAATTCTCACTTGAGCAGGCTGGGGTAGAACTGCCGGTCCCAGGTGCTGTAGAAGGAGTTGGTCACGTAGAGCCGCTTCCCGtccaggctcagctgcagcgcggcggggccgccgaACACGCGCTTGCACTGGGACACACGGGCTGGgcttactgggagcactgggggaaccgggggcactgggacaggggctgggggcGCTGGGACACAcggactgggagcactgggggcactgggagcactgggggaactgggagcactgggacacacggactgggagcactgggggcactgggagcactgggggaactgggagcactgggacacacggactgggagcactgggggcactgggagcactgggacacaCGGACTGGGAGCACGCTCTCAGGTGAGCACTCACGCTCTCAGGTGAGCACACACACCCTCAGGTGAGCACTCACACTCTCAGGTGAGCGCTCACACCCTCAGGTGAGCGCTCACACCCCCCCAGGTTCACCCACCCCCGCTCCCACCCCCactcccagtccccccagtccctcccagtcgccccccagccccagcccgctCACCTTGACCACCAGCGGCTCGGGCTGGCCCTTGAGCTCCTCGTCCCTGCAGACGCTCACGGGGCCCCCTCGCAGGATGCTGCCCCCCACGAACACCTGCAAGGCACGGGGGGCTCACGAGCGTTCCCCGGCACTGgccccgctggccccgctcGCCCCCCGGGCCGGGGGCTGCCCCTCACCTGCCCCACCAGCCGGGGCTTGCAGTTCCTGCCCAGCTCGTACTGGCGGATGTCCCCGTGCAGCCAGTTGCACACGTACAGGAACCGGTCGTCCGGGCTGATGATGAGGTCGGCGATGAAGGCTGCGGGCACAGCCGGGGCTCAGGGACACGGGCAGCAccggggaggggtgggggggacacgggaatgggggggatttgggattgggggggacacgggaatgggggggatttgggatgggggggAACACGGGAATGGGGGGGACACGGGAATGGGGGGGACACGGGaatgggggggatttgggattggggggggaCACGGGAATGGGGGGGGGCACGGGAATGGGGGGGACACGGGaatgggggggatttgggattggggggggaCACGGGAATGGGGGAGACACGGGaatggggggatttgggatgggggggAGACGGGAATGGGGGGGGCACGGGaatgggggggatttgggaattggggtgatttgggatggggggggAGATGGCATTGTGGGAGATGGGATTTGGGAGACAGGCAGGATTTGGGTTCAGTCAAATTTGGGGTTACTGAGGGTTTGGAAACAGCCAAAatctgggctgagctgggcgTGGGAGTCAGGCAGGATTCGGAGCCCGGCAGGTTTGGGGTCTctcagcaggatttggggggcacccagcaggatttggggtctcccagcaggatttgggggcacccagcaggatttggggtctcccagaaggatttggggtcacccagcaggatttggggtctcccagcaggatttgggggcacccagcaggatttggggtctcgcagcaggatttgggggcacccagcaggatttggggtcgCCCAGCCGGCTCTGGGGTGCCCCACGGAGCTCTGGGCTCCCACGGGGCTGTGCCCGGtgccggggccgcggggccaGCGGCGGTGCCGGCCCCGAGCCCACACGAACCTGGCATCTTGGGCATGATCCAGCCCGACACGTCCTTGGCCGGGATCCGGATCACCTCCTCCACGGCCCAGTTCTCTCTCTGCACAGGGACAGCGAGCGCGCTCGcaccgagccgagccgagccgagccgagccgagccgagcccaACCGAGCCGAGCCGGGACCGACGGCACCGGCCCGAGCCGAGCCGGGTCCAAAGGGATCGTCCCCATCCCGATCCGGGCCACAAGGGGCCGATCCCgatccctgtcccagccccgctcccgATCCGGAGCCCAACGGGATTATCCCGGTCCCGATcccatcccgatcccgatcccatcCCGGTCCCGATCCCATCCCGGTCCCGATCCCATCCCGATCCCGAACACACTGGGATCAGTTCGGTTCCGATCCCATCCCGCTCCCGATCCCGTTCCCATCCTGATCCCAATTACATCCCGATCCCATCCCCGATCTCGAACACACTGGGATCGGTTCGGTTCCGATCCCGATCCCATCCCGGTCCCGGTTCTGATCCCATCCCGATCCCATCCCCGATCCCAACGGGCTCATCCCCGCTCCCCCAGTCCCTGGATCCGGACCCTCCCAGtcgtccccccccccctcctcctcctcctcctcctcatcatcatcctcctcctccttcttcctcctcctcctcctccttattcctcctcctcctccccctcctcctcctcctccccccccccagccccgggcCCGCTGCCGTGGCTCGCACTCGCCTCGCAGGGCTTGTAGAAGCGGAAGATGGCCCCGCTCAGGGCACAGCCCACGTAGCCCTCGGCGGCGTCGGGGCTGTGCAGGAAGCGCACGGTGAGCGGCAGGGAATCCTCGCCCAGGTCGAAGCACTGCGTGAGGCTGCGGCACGACAAGTTCCACACGTTCAGGCGGCGGCCGAAGACCCCTGCGGGACACGGGGGGAAAGGGTCGGGGGCGGGCGGGGACGGGGACCCCTCCCCGAAGGGCTCCTGGGGGGGAATCGGCAGGGAaagggtggggtttggggaggggggatttggggggaatgtgggatttggggaggggggagtgggggaatggggaaaatgggatttggggaggggggagtgggggaatgggggatttggggaggggggcaaTGTAGGATTTGGGGgcaatgtgggatttggggatgtgGGGGCAATGTGGGATTTGGAGATTTGGGGggaatgtgggatttggggatttgggagtgggggatttggggatttgaggggaatgtgggatttggggagaacTCACAAAATTACAGGATTTGGGGATCAGAACACacagaaatttcagaatttgTGAACAAGAACACTCAGGAATTCAGGAAGGAGAACACTCAGGAATTTGGAATTCAGGAAGGAGAACATTCAGGAATTCGGAATTCAGGAAGGAGAACACTCAGAATTCAGGAAGGAGAACACTCAGAATTCAGGACTCAGGAAGGAGAACACTCAGAATTCAGGAAGGAGAACACTCAGAATTCAGGAAGGAGAACACTCAGAATTCAGGACTCAGGAAGGAGAACACTCAGAATTCAGGAAGGAGAACACTCAGAATTCAGGACTCAGGAAGGAGAACACTCAGAATTCAGGAAGGAGAACACTCAGGAATTCGGGACTCAGGAAGGAGAACACTCAGAATTCAGGAAGGAGAACACTCAGGAATTCAGGACTCAGGAAGGAGAACACTCAGAATTCAGGGCCCGGGCACCACCCGCGTGTCCCCACCTTTCTTGAAGTCATCGGGGCTGAAGCCACGCCCGGCCACTTTGGGCACCAGCCCGGCGGAGCTGACCAGGACGTTGTGCCGCGCCTGGTACCAGAAGTCGTGGCCGCTCAGCGGAGTCTCGCACTCGCTCTCCCAGTTGCCCTTCAGCTCGAAGGTCTCCCCGTCCAGCACCACGAAACCACCTGGGACACGCCAGGGACGCGGCGCTGACAAAGCCGGGCCGGAACCGTCCCGGGGGGACTCCCGAGAGgggagtttgggatgggaaatgggaattggAACGGGGGGGAGGGAATGGTCAcgatgggaaatgggaattgtCACATCAGGAATGGGAATTGGaacaatgggaatgggaattggaacgatgggaaatgggaatggtcacactgggaatgggaatggtcacaatgggaaatgggaactCCTGTCCCAGGTGAGCAGGAATCCCGTCCCAGGTGAGCAGGAATCCCATCCCAGGTGAGCAGGAATCCCGTCCCAGGTACATGGTAACTCCCATTCCAGGTGAGCAGGAACTCCTGTCCCATATGAGCAGGAATCCCATCCCAGGTGAGCAGGAATCCCGTCCCAGGTACATGGTAACTCCCATCCCAGGTGAGCAGGAACTCCTGTCCCATATGAGCAGGAATCCCGTCCCAGGTGAGCAGGAATCCCGTCCCAGGTACATGGTAACTCCCATCCCAGGTGAGCAGGAATCCCGTCCCAGGTACATGGTAACTCCCATCCCAGGTGAGCAGGAACTCCTGTCCCATATGAGCAGGAATCCCATCCCAGGTGAGCAGGAATCCCGTCCCAGGTACATGGTAACTCCCATCCCAGGTGAGCAGGAATCCCGTCCCAGGTGAGCAGGAATCCCGTCCCAGGTGAGCAGGAATCCCGTCCCAGGTGAGCTCACCTTTGCCGTTCCCAGCCGGGTCGCCCATGTTGGCGATCAGGATGTCCCCGCCGGGCAGGGCGTGGCTCACAGCCAGGTAGCCCTTGTTGCACTTCCAGAACACATCCACGGGCTCGATCATCTGCACAGAGCGGAGACAATTCCAGCTGCGCCTGCTGGGCGCGCTCGGGGCACAGAGGGGACCCTGCCTCCAATTAACCTGCCCCAATTAATAATTCCTGCAATTAACCTGCCCCAATTAATAATTCCTGCAATTAACCTGCCCCTAATTAATAATTCCTGCAATTGATCTGCCCCTCATTAATAATTCCTGCAATTGATCTGCCCCTCATTAATAATTCCTGCAATTAACCTGCCCCCAATTAATAATTCCTCCAATTGATCCAGTCTCCAATTCATCCTCTCTTGAATTAATCCTCCcgtccttcctggaatccttcctgcctCGAATAAATCCAttcttgaattaattttttcttccttccttgaaTTAAtcgttccttccttccttgaatCCATCCCTCCTCCAATCCATCCCTCCTCCAACTGATCCCTCCTCCAACAGATCCATCCTCCAATTAATCCATCCTCCAATTGATCCTTCCTCCAATCCATCCCTCCTCCAGTCCATCCTTCCTCCAATTGATCCATTCTCCAATTGATCCCTCCTCCAATTAATCCTTCATCcaatccatccttcctccaactgaccctgcctccagctgatccttccttccttgcatTAATGTTTCCTTGCATTAATCCTTCCTTGAATTAATCCTTCCTTGAATTAATCCTTCCTTGAATTAATCTTTCCTTGAATTAATCCTTCCTTGAATTAATCTTTCCTTGAATTAATCTTTCCTTGAATTAATCCTTCCTTGCATTaatccttctttccttgaaTTAATCCTTCCTTGAATTAATCCTTCCTTGAATTAATCCTTCCTTGAATTAATCTTTCCTTGCATTAATCCTTCCTTGAATTAATCCTTCCTTGAAttaatccttcctggaattaaTCCTTCCTTGAATTaatccttctttccttgaaTCCATCCATCCTTGAATCCTTGAATCCTCCCTCCCtacctccctctctccccccattcccccattccccccattccccccggTGCCCCCCATTCCCCCCGGTTCCCCCCATTCCCAACGGTGCCCCCCTGGTTCCCCCCGgttccccccattccccccattcccccattcccccattccccccggttccccccattccccccattccccccattcccccattcccccattccccccattccccccaatcccccccgTTCCCCCCGgttccccccattcccccattcccccattcccccattcccccattcccccattcccccattccccccattccccccattcccccattcccccattcccccattccccccggttccccccattcccccattccccccattcccccattccccccattcccccattcccccattccccccattaCCCCGGTTCCCCCCGGTTCCCCCCGGTcccccccgctccccccggCCGTACCTTGCAGATCCGCGGTGCCCGGCACTGCGAGCCCACCTCCACCACGTAGATGCGGGAGGAGATGAGGCAGGGCAGCACCAGCTTGGTCCTTTTGGCCGCGGCGCCGCTGTCGAAGCAGCCGCAGGCGGGGCCCCAGCCCGCGCAGTGCAGCTCGTCCTTGAGGTTGGGCATGGGCAGCCGGTGGATCACCTGGGCACGGCCAAGGGAGCtcagccgggccgggccgagccgggccgagccgggccAGAGCCGCCGGGAGCGCTGGAGAGCGGCTGGGAGCGACCCCGGGATGTGGGGAGAGATGGATGGGAACAGCCCCGGGATTGGGGATCCCAGGATGGGAACAGCCCCGGGATTTGGGGAACCCAGGATGGGAACAGccccgggatttggggagaGATGGATGGGAACAGccccgggatttggggatccCAGGATGGGAACAGCCCCGGGA
This DNA window, taken from Cinclus cinclus chromosome 31, bCinCin1.1, whole genome shotgun sequence, encodes the following:
- the LOC134055125 gene encoding methanethiol oxidase-like, with the protein product MPNLKDELHCAGWGPACGCFDSGAAAKRTKLVLPCLISSRIYVVEVGSQCRAPRICKMIEPVDVFWKCNKGYLAVSHALPGGDILIANMGDPAGNGKGGFVVLDGETFELKGNWESECETPLSGHDFWYQARHNVLVSSAGLVPKVAGRGFSPDDFKKGVFGRRLNVWNLSCRSLTQCFDLGEDSLPLTVRFLHSPDAAEGYVGCALSGAIFRFYKPCERENWAVEEVIRIPAKDVSGWIMPKMPAFIADLIISPDDRFLYVCNWLHGDIRQYELGRNCKPRLVGQVFVGGSILRGGPVSVCRDEELKGQPEPLVVKCKRVFGGPAALQLSLDGKRLYVTNSFYSTWDRQFYPSLLKEGSVMLQLDVDTDKGGLAVNKNFLVDFGKEPHGPCLAHEIRFPGGDCKCEPLA